The Streptomyces achromogenes DNA segment TAAATCTGCCTACTTTTAACGCCCTCTGATGTGCGCGGGGGTGCCGAACGTCCGAGTCCAGCGGCAAGGGGCTCCCCGCGAACGGGTCGGGATACCCCCTTACACTCTGGCGAGACCCCGACGCACCTGACCAGCCCGATGAGAGTGACCGATTTCATGAATCAGCCGAGGGCGGCCGCCCCGCCCACCCGGGCCAGCCGCCTCGACTCGCTCACCGGACTGCGTTGGTGGGCTGCCTTCGGTGTCTTCGCCCACCACATGACCAATCTGGCGCCGCTGCCGGTCTTTGAGGTGGTCGGTTTCGGCAAGTACGGAGTGACGCTCTTCTTCGTGCTCTCCGGATTTGTGCTGACCTGGTCGGCGCGGCCGGGCGTCACCGCGCCCACCTTCTACTGGCGGCGTTTCGCTCGGATCTATCCCGCGCACTTCGTGGCCCTGCTGTTCGCGATACCCGTCTTCTACAGCTACAGCCCCGACCCGGCCCAGAGCTGGGTCAAGCCGGTCAGCGTCGGAATCCTTCTGCTGTCCGTCCCGCTGATCCAGGGCTGGTGGCGGGATCCGGTCCTGCTGTACTCGGGGAATCCGGCAGCCTGGACGCTGACCTGCGAATTCTTCTTCTACGCTCTGTTCCCGGCGCTGCATCGCGTGTTCGCACGGTTGAGGGTGCGTGGCGCACTGGTGGCGATGACCCTCACTTTCGCTGCGGCTCTCGTCTACCGAGTCCACGTATGGTTCCAGCCGCATTCCTGGGCGGCGGAGGTGCCGCTCACGGTGGTACGGCTGAGTGAGTTCGTCATCGGGATCGCCATCGCTCGCGCGATGCTCTCGGGCTGGCGAGTGCG contains these protein-coding regions:
- a CDS encoding acyltransferase family protein → MNQPRAAAPPTRASRLDSLTGLRWWAAFGVFAHHMTNLAPLPVFEVVGFGKYGVTLFFVLSGFVLTWSARPGVTAPTFYWRRFARIYPAHFVALLFAIPVFYSYSPDPAQSWVKPVSVGILLLSVPLIQGWWRDPVLLYSGNPAAWTLTCEFFFYALFPALHRVFARLRVRGALVAMTLTFAAALVYRVHVWFQPHSWAAEVPLTVVRLSEFVIGIAIARAMLSGWRVRIAPVWAFLGSAALVSWLVTTADRPAGNTFAAFVRVTKDEWIIFACAAMIATIAWRDLAGKRSLLRWRPLVLLGEWSYAFYLVHATFIYITRDAFGKETVSWSNLQWYAALLIVSLAGAAALHYAVERPLERRLRTWWDTRRPPAQDRQAVGSLH